A section of the Malus sylvestris chromosome 17, drMalSylv7.2, whole genome shotgun sequence genome encodes:
- the LOC126610901 gene encoding uncharacterized protein LOC126610901 yields the protein MGGCVSTPSRTIKSRKKHHQRVSKRHGKITCSASDGTKKRNSGAKKRNSDAGARVTDYSVSEFVHMDFENGATTTRRRSKVSSSTFQLTQMQWHHQYDSNVISQEEAWFDSVSILESDSDDEFISIHGDGFPLGGNPIGNISGGQVVQYERSSHFVDNGCKYEEYQSYTKIDGGVSDKFMGKADELRSKRKNILDHSYGSFKGLREDRRDSNEKIQDSMLKSGLPRLVPSVSFNDKILSAQSLGPQAQRKPSAVFRLSFKRRSCDADETIEQCQSRRFLYRPRPGYIIPCCRVEKPTPGSWSEIPPSTFKLRGENYFKDKRKSPAPNYSPYTPIGVDLFVCPKKIHHIAQHLELPKVKADGKVPPFLIVNIQLPTYPAAMFLGDSDGEGISLVMYFKVSENFEKDISPQFQDSIKKLVDDETEKVKGFAKDSIVPFRERLKIMAGLVNPEDLGLSSAEKKLVNAYNEKPVLSRPQHNFYKGPNYFEIDLDIHRFSYISRKGLESFRERLKNGILDMGLTIQAQKQEELPEELLCCMRLNKIDFVDHGQIPSLVTIDDE from the exons ATGGGTGGTTGCGTGTCAACCCCGTCCAGGACAATTAAATCGCGGAAGAAACACCATCAGAGGGTCAGCAAACGCCATGGAAAGATAACCTGCTCTGCTTCCGATGGTACCAAGAAAAGAAATAGCGGTGCCAAGAAGAGAAACAGCGATGCAGGAGCTCGCGTAACTGATTATTCTGTGAGTGAGTTTGTTCATATGGACTTTGAGAATGGTGCAACAACTACTCGCAGAAGATCTAAGGTTTCTAGTTCGACGTTCCAACTCACCCAAATGCAGTGGCACCACCAATATGATTCAAATG TAATATCCCAAGAGGAAGCTTGGTTCGACTCGGTGAGTATTCTGGAGTCCGACTCGGATGATGAATTTATCAGTATACACGGAG ATGGTTTTCCAttaggaggcaacccaattGGGAATATCTCAGGTGGCCAAGTCGTTCAGTACGAAAGATCTTCACACTTTGTGGATAACGGGTGTAAGTATGAAGAATACCAAAGCTATACGAAAATAGATGGAGGTGTATCAGATAAGTTCATGGGGAAGGCTGACGAACTGCGTAGCAAGAGGAAGAATATTTTGGACCATTCTTATGGAAGCTTTAAAGGACTTAGAGAGGATCGACGTGATTCTAATGAAAAAATTCAAGACAGTATGCTTAAATCTGGCTTACCTCGATTGGTACCTTCTGTAAGTTTCAACGATAAGATTTTAAGTGCACAGAGTTTGGGTCCACAGGCGCAAAGAAAGCCATCGGCAGTTTTCAGGCTTTCTTTTAAGAGGAGATCGTGTGATGCAGACGAAACCATTGAACAAT GTCAATCAAGAAGGTTTCTGTATCGTCCTAGACCAGGATATATCATTCCATGTTGTAGAGTGGAAAAGCCGACTCCAGGATCTTGGTCTGAGATTCCACCCTCAACTTTTAAACTCCGTGGGGAGAACTATTTCAA GGATAAACGCAAGTCACCTGCTCCAAATTACAGTCCATATACTCCAATAGGTGTTGATCTATTTGTATGCCCCAAGAAGATACATCACATTGCCCAGCATCTTGAGCTTCCCAAAGTAAAAGCCGATGGAAAAGTGCCTCCGTTCCTCATCGTAAATATACAG TTGCCTACTTATCCCGCTGCAATGTTCCTTGGTGATAGTGATGGAGAAGGAATTAGTCTCGTAATGTATTTCAAAGTTTCTGAGAATTTTGAGAAAGACATCTCTCCTCAATTCCAGGACAGCATCAAG AAATTGGTTGACGATGAAACGGAAAAGGTTAAAGGATTTGCGAAGGACTCCATTGTACCCTTTAGAGAAAGGCTAAAGATCATGGCAGGGTTGGTTAATCCTGAGGATCTCGGTCTGAGTTCTGCTGAAAAGAAGCTTGTAAATGCATATAACGAAAAACCAGTTCTTTCCCGTCCTCAGCACAATTTTTATAAG GGTCCTAATTACTTTGAGATCGATCTGGACATTCATCGCTTCAGCTACATATCGAGGAAGGGTCTCGAATCTTTTAGAGAACGTCTAAAAAACGGAATTCTGGACATGGGTTTAACCATCCAG GCACAAAAACAGGAAGAACTGCCGGAGGAACTGCTCTGTTGTATGAGGCTGAACAAGATTGATTTTGTTGATCACGGCCAAATACCGAGTCTAGTGACCATTGACGATGAATGA
- the LOC126610899 gene encoding cyclin-dependent kinase C-2 C-like produces the protein MGCISSKRAAASASPCYEYSAAVAGNGSVLLEPSSSSLKKNNSASAASNSNNVSRSKSKPKSKSNSSEFKKSGSKREPQNQNHRPGDVSEDRSVVGGRQSKKSRKEKEGSYHSHNSHNGGKGSAFSFRLGFSSRSSLEAEQVSAGWPSWLSAAAGEAIYGWIPLKADAYEKLEKIGQGTYSSVFRAKEVETGRIVALKKVRFDNFQPESIRFMAREIMILRRLDHPNIMKLDGIITSRSSNSIYLVFEYMEHDLAGLVASSEIKFTDMQIKCYMRQLFSAVEHCHLRGIMHRDIKASNILVNNEGILKLGDFGLANVINSKSKRPLTSRVVTLWYRPPELLMGATEYGVSVDLWSVGCVFAELFLGKTLLKGRTEVEQLHKIFKLCGSPPEEYWKTSKLPHATMFKPQYNYESSLKERCKEFPTTALDMLENLLSVEPYKRGTASSALMSEYFKTKPYACDPSHLPKYPPTKEMDAKNREESQRKRPGIRARETTRKPRRVRKALHESNGSAKVAPKEDGQDDHTQSARRINGGNPFIPKAKGGLLRRESNLKPQFDTVSENCELNAAQGYSTLSSVQTSAASGFAWAKRGTEDGTKSAVSDGSKSQFSALDANFAKSTFDLKQGYRTGKTAIRKLRTFDTSELASTGEPDDTGNDMDSVVEENRAIEFSGPLLSQQCGIDEHLQRNESHIRHVSRRSRFEREVEPQPLQVTI, from the exons AGCTCCAAGCGGGCGGCTGCCTCGGCGTCTCCTTGTTACGAGTACTCGGCCGCCGTCGCCGGCAATGGCTCCGTCCTCCTCGAGCCCTCTTCGTCCTCCTTAAAAAAGAACAACTCCGCCTCCGCTGCCAGCAACAGCAACAACGTTAGCCGATCCAAATCCAAACCAAAGTCCAAATCGAACTCTTCGGAATTTAAGAAGAGTGGTAGCAAGAGGGAACCACAGAATCAGAATCATCGTCCGGGCGACGTGTCGGAGGATCGGAGTGTCGTTGGCGGCAGACAGTCGAAGAAGAgcaggaaggagaaggaggggTCTTATCACAGCCATAATAGTCACAATGGCGGGAAAGGTAGTGCCTTTAGCTTCAGATTGGGTTTTTCAAGTCGTTCTTCTTTGGAGGCTGAGCAAGTCTCCGCCGGCTGGCCCTCTTGGCTCAGCGCCGCCGCCGGCGAGGCCATATACGGGTGGATCCCCCTCAAAGCTGATGCTTATGAGAAGTTGGAAAAG ATTGGACAAGGTACGTACAGCAGTGTGTTCCGAGCAAAGGAAGTCGAAACTGGGAGGATTGTTGCACTCAAGAAAGTACGTTTTGACAATTTTCAACCGGAGAGTATTAGGTTTATGGCTAGAGAGATCATGATTCTTCGCAGGCTTGATCATCCGAACATCATGAAACTGGACGGAATAATAACATCTCGATCATCAAATAGCATATACCTTGTATTCGAGTACATGGAGCACGATCTTGCAGGACTTGTAGCTAGTTCCGAGATCAAATTCACTGATATGCAG ATTAAATGTTATATGAGGCAGCTATTTTCCGCAGTCGAGCACTGCCACTTAAGAGGTATTATGCATAGAGACATCAAAGCCTCCAATATTTTGGTAAACAACGAAGGGATTCTAAAGTTGGGAGATTTTGGATTGGCGAATGTCATTAACTCAAAGAGCAAGCGACCGCTGACCAGTCGGGTGGTGACCTTGTGGTACCGTCCTCCTGAACTTTTGATGGGGGCAACTGAGTATGGAGTTTCGGTGGATCTCTGGAGCGTGGGCTGCGTATTTGCAGAACTGTTTCTAGGAAAGACTCTCCTTAAAGGAAGAACTGAG GTCGAACAATTGcacaaaattttcaagctttgTGGTTCGCCGCCTGAAGAATACTGGAAAACGTCTAAACTTCCTCACGCAACTATGTTTAAACCGCAGTACAACTACGAAAGTTCTCTTAAGGAGAGGTGTAAAGAGTTTCCAACTACTGCACTAGACATGTTAGAGAATCTCCTTTCCGTAGAACCTTACAAGCGAGGGACTGCCTCCTCTGCCCTAATGTCCGAG TACTTCAAAACAAAGCCTTATGCCTGCGATCCGTCACATTTGCCAAAGTATCCTCCTACCAAAGAAATGGATGCTAAAAATCGGGAGGAATCACAAAG GAAAAGACCTGGTATTCGAGCACGAGAGACAACAAGGAAACCAAGGAGAGTCCGTAAGGCCTTGCACGAGTCAAATGGTTCGGCTAAAGTGGCACCAAAAGAG GATGGGCAAGACGATCATACTCAATCTGCTCGTCGAATCAATGGTGGTAACCCGTTTATCCCAAAGGCGAAAGGAGGGCTTCTGCGCCGAGAGTCTAATCTAAAACCGCAATTTGATACAGTTTCGGAGAATTGCGAGTTGAATGCAGCACAAGGATACAGTACATTGTCTTCCGTACAAACCTCAGCAGCAAGCGGCTTTGCATGGGCAAAAAGGGGAACAGAGGATGGTACTAAATCTGCAGTTTCAGATGGCTCGAAAAGCCAGTTCAGTGCCCTCGATGCAAACTTCGCAAAGAGTACATTTGACCTAAAACAAGGATATAGAACTGGCAAGACTGCGATACGAAAGCTTAGAACTTTCGACACGTCTGAACTTGCTAGTACAGGAGAGCCAGACGATACAGGAAACGACATG GATTCCGTTGTGGAAGAGAACCGTGCCATTGAGTTTTCCGGACCCCTACTTTCCCAACAGTGTGGAATCGACGAACACTTGCAAAGGAACGAAAGCCATATACGCCATGTATCTCGAAGATCAAGGTTCGAAAGAG AGGTAGAACCCCAGCCTTTACAGGTGACCATATGA